TGCAATCCCGCTGGGGAAGTGCATTAAGCGGCCCTAAAAACAGGTTCGCTGAGTGTAGTGGCAGTGTTCTGTACAGTCTCTCACTTTCGTGTGGGAAGCAATACATTGGACAAACCAGTGGTGCCTTAATAAGACCAGCTAAGTGAATGGTACAATGACTAAGAAATGGCACCGACAGTTTTTTTCACAGTTCATTGTTGGGATTGTGGCTGTCAAACAGCATTCGATCGCTTCACAATTATGTCCCATATCAGGAAAAAGGCGTATCCATGAAATCGCTAAGTCTTCAGTTACTTTAAATTGTGCAACAAGTGTGTTCACCTTTGTTGGCTCTCACGGACAACCAATTGTTGTTCTCGGCGGCGGCATCATCTAACTCTTAACTTGTTTTTTTCCATGTACGCACATGCACAATTCATATTGCAGCAATATATAGCTATGTACATGCATGCATAGTCTACACTTGTCAGCATGTATAAGCAGGTTCAGTAATGCAATAAATTTAGTTGAATGTTTGCACTAGATGTGTCCTCCACTCTACTGCTTGTGTCTTTTTCATTGCGCGATCATAAAAAGAGAAGTTTTATTCGGTGGAAAGAAAGTAAGCTGTTCAGAGGAATGTGACATGTCAGAAAATAGAAACTGAGTGAAGTAAGAAATAATTGGTGCCCACAGAAATGCAGTACTGAAAGGTAAATGTGCAAGTGTGCAATCTATTTTATTAGCTAGCAGAAAGTGCATTGTGAAGCGAAACTACGCGCTGCATGGATGAACAGAAATAAATCATGCAAAAACACGAAACGAACAAGGACCTTGCACGCTAAATACTTTTATTTAATCACTTTTGTTCGTGTTCGTTTTGTGTTCTCGTGTCATTCATCTCTGTTCATATATGCAGTGCGTTATTTGGTTTCACAAGGCAAACAAACACCAGCGGAAGTGAACGTGAATGGAAGCGGATGTGAACAAACACCAGCGGAAGCACTTTTAAACGTCAGAAACTGCACATTCGTTGTTTAATACATGAAGAGACCTCATGAACGGGTGATGCACATTTTGTATATtcacctttttcttttctttttactgtGTTGGCAATGGTGACCAAACATTTCATGGGTTCTGTATCTTTTCACTTAGGTCATTTGATAGTTGGCGCTTGTTTTATAGGTTTTTATGTGCCTCTTCTGGGTGCCTGTATTTTACTTTTCACTGTTTAATGATGATTAGATGCTTTGACATTGTAGGGACAGGAGGTTATTGTAGCACAAAGCTATAGGTTAAAAAGCAGGAAAAGTGTTTGGTGCCATGCAAACTAAGAAACCTGTAGTATCATATAGAACACGACCACACTCAATCGCCAAAATAAAATATGATGGTTCACAGGACCCTCTTTACACCAATACGAATGAATCCCTTGAGCATCCAGTCCTGCTTCCTATGAATGACTCCATAACCACATTGACAAACAACACTGAAGATTCAGCCAGTGCAGCTGCAATCGATGGGAACAAAAGGTGAGCTGTGGCTGTTCTACAGAAAGTACTTTTTGTGTGGTGGGTGATGCAATGCGTTTAATTATTAACTATGATAACCAGCCTTGAGTATTGCATGTGTACTTCCAGTACTTACAATGAAGCAATTCACCCGCTTCACATCGTTGCGTGTCACTCACTTGCTGTAGTGGACCACTGGTAACGCATTTGCGCACCTGAACTCGAGGGCGCACATTTAAATTCATGTATTCTGTCGCATTTCATTGACAATTAAAATGCTCTTGTGCATAGTTACAGGTCACAGTAAAGAAACTGTGGGTTGTAAATTTAGTTACGGTTAACAGCACAGAAAAAACGTGGCTATAGACAGGAAAGATAATTAGACCCTTGGGATAGTCCCTGCACTGtacctctacaaaaaaaaaacgtgttctgGTTGCTGCAAGGCTTAACAGATGCTGGTCCGCTGTAGCTGCAGAGATGCTGCAATATACCAGGCGAAGGAAGGGGGCGAAGAGATTCTGGCCGAAAGCTTGGGTATCATATGTCGTCCTGTAGTATGTGTGGCATGGAATGTTAAAATTCAGAGTTGAGCTGCTCAggtcataaaaaaaaaattgttacgtCTGCACTCTTAAGCAAGTCGTTTGCTTAGTTTCAATGGTTTCAGGGAGCGCAGTTGGCTGGCAGCTTTGTGTAAAGGTTTGCACTGGCACCTTCGATGTGAAGGTAATCTGTTCAATTAACCTTCTAGTGCAGCGAGACCACCTTTACAGGGGGTCACGTGCATACGAAAATATATATAGTTGTTCATCTCACGTCAAAATTTTCACTAATGTAAGTTTGTATTGAAGTGAATTCGGAAACTGTAGTATTCATTCAATTCAAAGAATTCGGATATGTGCACAAACCTAAATTTTGAGTTCGTGCTGTTCATTGTGCCGGAGTTGTAAAATCAGTGTTAGCCATGATTTAGTGCGGCGTGTTATTATCTATGTGCGTAGAAACGGTGCTATTTGATATAATTACTATGTGAATATGTACTCCAATATACGGAGCCAATAATACTATGGCACTCTGTAGCTGTTACGTGTAGAGATAGCAAAATTTCCAGAAATTTTGAGAGATTGTAAAAAAGAACCTGTTTCTTTGTCATGTTTCTTTCCAAAATTatggaaatataaaaaaaaacaaatttttttatCATAAGGCAATACTTTATTGCCTAGTATCACGAGCAATACCTTTCATTATGTAAATAACACAAATGAAATGCTTTGTATCCTTTCACAAACGAATACCTGATTTAACTGATCGAAGGTGGGCCAGAAGCATCACTGCAAACTAATTTAGTTCTCTGTGAGTGGGTGTGGCTTCCTACAGTTGTTAAGGCAGTTGGAACGAAAAATCCAGAAATGTCTGTTTCGCCGTGGCTTCGAATATGGAAAAATTGATCGAGATGGTAAAAAAATTAAGCTCACTTTACTTATTCAGAGTCAGTATCATTGGCCTCATTTGTGGCTTTCTTCGTCGTGTTAAGGTGTCGCATTCTGGAAAGCGTAGCTATTCTTGCAGTTCTTACAGACAGCAAGTCCCTGTTTCTTGCCTACGGTCTCGCCAACCGTGAAGTGCATCCACATGGCGGAAATGGGCCCAACCATTGCAGAATATGCTTGCACCCGGCTTTAAATGTGGACTTCTGCCACAGGTCGCAGAAGTGTACGAGGGAAAGTCAAAACTGAACGATAACGGGCACCAGAACTTCAGACATCGACCACAACATGAGCCACATCCGAACAACGAAGCTATGCTATTCGCAACTCCAGAAAACGCCCCGTGTGCTGGCAACACTTTccagaaaaacaaaaatgtatacgCTAAACGGGGTCAACGCGACACTTTCGGTtggcgctgtgctgaagtttGTTGATTTTGGTGTCGAATCGCGTTGCTTCGTCGAAAGCGAAAGGGTGGCCACGGACCACATCATTCTTATCGGCATAAAGGATTTCACTGGCAAAACAGCGGAAATAGTTGCGCTGTGCGCACAAGCATCAAGCCTTTTTGGCAAACTGCATCAGATTTAATTCAAGCTGAAGGCAAATGCTCATGTGTAGCAGGCCTTTTTGAAAGGTGCTAGCACTTTTGCGCTGTGTTGCTACACTGCTAGAGGCAAAACCTTAGCAGTTCTTGAGGTAACTATGCTGCGACTCGTGCTGCTGATAGCGTGTATCTCATTGAGTTCCATTGTCTTGTCAAAAGCTGAATAAGCATGCAGTTCACTTGATTGCATGCAGTTCAGGGGTTATGTCTGGGCCAGTGTGTCCTGAGATAAGGCAAATCATAGTTTCAATTGTAATAGTAGTGCTCCATTCTTTTCTTTCGCCAATACATGTTATTACATTCTTAATGAACAAGATTGTGTGCTTCCTATGATTCACTTGTTTGTGTGGGCAGCAGTTTATATTCAAAGCAGATATATGCACCCACACTACCCACGCTACCAATGCACGCACATAATATATATACGCACAAGCACACATGACCTTCGTGCTTTTTTGTGTGcacatatatgtgtgtgtgtgtgcacatatatctgtgtgtgtgtgtgtgtgcatatatatatgtgcgtgtgtgtgtgtgtgtgtgcgcacatgcaaaataaaaaaacgaccgCAGCTTAGTTTGAGAATGGGTATCCCTACGGCCTGCAAAGAAAGTGAGCACATGCGAAAAATACACACACATGTGACGCAGCAAATTTTCTATAGGGCTTGCGAATATAAACAAACTAAGCTCCGTGCTTAGAAAAGCCCGAATATTGATAAGAATGCACACACACTACGTAACAGTATACTCACTGAGGAGAAATAAGTCGTCACGAGTGAATTGATTAGAACAAACTACTGTAGTGTCCGTCACCTGCTTTCCAATGCGTCAGTTTCCCAATTCTGTCGTTTTCTGTCGCGCGTCGTCTGCAACCTTCGGGAAGTGATAGACCCATACATTGCCGTCTTTCCACCGCGATGCCACCCATTGCAGCACACTTCGATGGTCTTTGAACACTGTTTTCTTCCTTTTCGAGCTCACGTATGGGGCAGGCTAAAAATAAAGGAACTTTATGGTCGCTCCTCAACGTGCGCAACGTGGTAACATATATCTTTTCAAGGTTGACCTGGTTAGCGCCGTTTCCAGGCGCAGCCACTAAGTAGCGAGTGCTTAGTTAGAGTCGCCAATAGGCTCAAGCTAGGCTGACGCTACAGCTGACTATATGTGATGTCGATGGCAAGTGGTCAGTCACGTTTGGTGTTTTGGTGTCATGTGCGACATTTTAGTTTCACATTCCACGCTGGGTGTTGCCTAAGGTTTATTTCTGTGCGTTTTAtcctacagaaatttcgaccaattTTTCTATctgtgccgaaaaaaaaaattgttttccctttttttttctttctttgcatctttagtTATATATAGATTATCACTGAGTGTTTCACCTTTCAGGTGAAACTGGGGCATCATTCCATGTACGTTTTCTTGTGCCAACATTATGCAGTTTTCACTGAAATGACTTCATGATAATCTTTtccatttccttctttttttttttcttcaatgttcAGGAACTCTGAAGGAGCGACAGTATCACCTCCGAAAAGGCGCTTTGAGTGCGAGATATGCGGTCAGTGCTTTGCCAGGAGAGATTACTTGAAGAGCCATTGGAGTGTGCACACAGGCGAGAGGCCATTTGTCTGCCCTGTCTGCGGCCTCATGTTTGGTAGGAAGGCATCTCTTAACGTGCACGAGCGTATCCATACGGGTGAGAAGCCGTACCTCTGTTCCATCTGCGGCCGCAAGTTTGCTCGGAAGGGGACTCTTGAGCAGCACAAGCGTACCCACACAGGCGAGAAGCCGTACCTCTGTTCCATTTGCGGCCAAGGCTTTTCTCAAAAGTCAGGTCTTGCGAAACACCGTTTCGACCACACGGACGACAGAGCATACACTTGCCTCACCTGTGGGCTCAAGTTTGCTTACAAGGCCAAGCTCGCTAGACATGAACGTAGCCATACAGGTGTGATACCCTATGAGTGTCCGATGTGCCCGTCCAAATTCTGCAAGAAGGAGACTTTAGACCGACACGTGCAGTTGCACACAAGCGGAGTAGACATGTGGCACTGCGTGGAATGTGGCAAGAACTTCACCAAGGTAACGCTCCTGCTGACACATATGAAGTGGCACGCGACGGATAAGCCACACCCGTGCCACCTATGCCCGGCCGGATTCAAATATAAATGTGACCTGGATGTGCACATGTTAACTCACACGGGTGAAAAGCCGCACAAGTGTCCCGAGTGCGCGAGACAGTTCGCCAGGAGTGGAGACCTCAACAGGCACATGCGCAGTATCCACGATAGAGCCAAGATTACAACAGCAAGCTCAGTCAACAGGGTGGAGATTACCATGCCAAGTAACAACTTGACTTCATTGCATCCTGTAAGTGCTTTTATTAATAATGTTGCGATTCAAACTTAACAGAAGTTGTTTCCTTGGATTTCAAAAGGGCATTGTTGCAGCCATGCTGGCACTGATTAAATGGCTTgtttaaaggccaactgcaacgaaACTTTACTTGGGCGGAAACTGCCCTAAGTGTGTAGTATGTATATAGTAAGTTACGATAACGACAGCAAAAAATTTAGCAGTTGCGTATTTAATTTATAATTGGTGCTTTAATTCCCAGCAAGCAGATGACGTGGAGCTCTAGCGGAGTGCCCAGGCAAATTGGACGAAATTGGATATGACGATTACTACAGAACGTCGCCGCGTCGCTTCTTGTGAGCAATTTTCCCTGCCGCTGGAATGCTCTGTCCTGTGTTGAAACCTTTTCAATGCAGTGCGTTTCAAATGGGTCTGTGCTGTCTTGGCACTGCCTAAAGACAGCGTGTTCAAAACGCGTTCGTGCTGCATTGAATTtgatggcaagtcaagttcaagtcgagcagcgtttctgaatacgggggtcacACTGCAAACCCATCAGTGGGAAGCCAGGATCGGCGTTCGATAAGAGGCACGTTCACGCAGCTCCTTTAATTTAACATAGAAAAAACACACACCAGGGAGCGCGTCCGCGATGTGCGTGCTCGAGGAGCGTGGAGCAGACGATTTTTCTGTCGTTCACGTCACTTCCGGTCAGCGGTAATGGCTTCGTTTTTTCTAGTTTCAGTTTCAAAGACATCGTCGTTTGCAAGTTTTTTTCTAAGGTAAGCGCTTGTATCTCGAAGGCGACATTCGGCAGGCAGCACTACCTCTAGCTAGACTACCTATATATTGATTTTTTGTGGAGTGCCAAATtttgttgcagttggcctttaaaaTTGCGTACCATCAAGTCACGAGCAAGCACCCCTAGCCAAGCAAGCGCCCCTTTCCCTTCTTAGGGGAATTTCCAATATGTGCCCCCTTCTCCCCTCCCATCATTATCACTTTTTATTCGCCTGACAAGGGCAGATGAAAAGAGTGAATGCATGTCTATTTAAGAAAGCACAGCATTAGAAGCACGGGTGCCCATCCTTTATTTTTAGCGGCTCTTTCACCGCAATGTTGAATTTTGATCCATGACCGAGCAAGccctccctctttctcttcaCCCTTCACTGTAAGGGGGTGCATGCTTGGGATTTTACTGTTTGCGCTTTTTGATGTGCGCTTAAACATGTCGCTTGTTCCGAGCGTGCAGCTTCATCTAGGTATACCAGAGTTGCACAAAAGTTGCGGCATGCAGGTGTCCCACAACATATGCCTCAGCCCGATGGAGAATGACACCTAAGGAGAGGAGGATGGAGGGGGGGTAAAGCATTGCATAGCCATGTAGTACAGCAAGAAGTGGGAAAGGGAAATGAGGGCGAGTGAAAGGAGCAGGGAAAAAGTTAAAAGCACAGCATAGCCATATGTTTGGTGGAGTGAAGCAAGGGCAAGTAGTGGTGTGAGGGTAAGGATGAGTGGAGAGGGTGAATCATGACATAACCATAATAATAAAtgttggggtttaatgtcccaaaagcaccaAATGTTTTCATAAAacacgccatagtgaagggctctggaaattttgatcacctgggattctttaacaggcacctaaatcaaagcacacaggcctcaagcattttagtctccatcgaaaatgcggcttccactgctgggattcgatctcttgacctgcaggtcagcagtcaaATGCCTTAGCCAGAGATCACCATTCCTGACCATGCTAGGAGAGGGTAATAGAGATGGAGGTGGAGTGATGCAACGGTGAGGGATGTATAGCAAAGTTATGTGGAAGCGAGTTGGAGGTTGGAGACATGAAGAGGGGAGAGGAGTACGGTGAACGGAGGTCAGGAGCAGCAGTGCACTGTGCAGCCACACTAAATACGAGTTTTGCGATGTTAGTGATGACGTCCTAGCTTTAAATACCGCATTTTCCGGATTATAAGTCATATCTTGGTGTAAGACGCGCGCCACTATTTTCGCACgttttcacaaaaaaaatcatATCCAACTCGCACCTCAGTATAAGATGCGCCTCTTTTCTGCACGATCAGGCCAACTAAGCATGATTTGGCTTGCGCTCAATTTTAGATGCATTGTACTTAACCATTCCCGATCACTCGCGTTCCCCTAACGCGTTAGTAAATGTGGCACAGGTTATGGCAAAAATGTAACGAGTGCTTGTAAGcagggaaaaaaaaatgatttactGCACATTATCTAAAAACCATCAAAGGCCTCATCCTCCGATGGGCTGTTGAACAGTTCAACCAATTCACTGGGCAGGGTCGCAGGGACATCATTGTCATCATCCGAGTCGCTGCTGTCATAATCCCCGGCAGGCGCAGGCACAACAAGGCCAGCTTTTTGAAAGCCTGCAGCTATTGTGGACACAGACACGGTATCGCACGCTTCGTCGACCCACTTGGCCACCTCGCCAAATGTTGCATTTCTCATGCGTCCAGTGGCTGTAAATGTGTAGCCGCCGTCGATAATCCAGCTTTTCCACAAACGGTGGAGAACAGCTTTGAAGCTGTGGCAGACAGATATCCACGGATTACAGAAGCTTTGTCATACCGCCTGGTTTGTTTGCAGGCAAACAGTTTACAGCCTTCACCTTTTTAATGTTTAATGTTTTAATGTCTTCACTAGGAAGAAGCCGTCTGGTCGTTTGACCAAACATTTTTCAAGCCAAACTGTCATCATGCTTTCATCCAAGTATTCGTTTTCGTTTGCCTGGATGATAAAACCAGAAGGGAAGCTCTCGTTCGGCAGTGTACTTTCGCTTAGATGTAAGCGTTGGTGGAAGTTTGGTTCCATCAGCGCAGCAAGCCAGGACGACCG
This genomic interval from Rhipicephalus microplus isolate Deutch F79 chromosome 10, USDA_Rmic, whole genome shotgun sequence contains the following:
- the LOC119180697 gene encoding uncharacterized protein LOC119180697 isoform X2, producing MTTANMTSVRVTAEPSRLPSLIPSGTAHVDIEVEPSIPEIMLPSEVTGVGVKIEPSSPPSIPHPDPLYTNTNESLEHPVLLPMNDSITTLTNNTEDSASAAAIDGNKRNSEGATVSPPKRRFECEICGQCFARRDYLKSHWSVHTGERPFVCPVCGLMFGRKASLNVHERIHTGEKPYLCSICGRKFARKGTLEQHKRTHTGEKPYLCSICGQGFSQKSGLAKHRFDHTDDRAYTCLTCGLKFAYKAKLARHERSHTGVIPYECPMCPSKFCKKETLDRHVQLHTSGVDMWHCVECGKNFTKVTLLLTHMKWHATDKPHPCHLCPAGFKYKCDLDVHMLTHTGEKPHKCPECARQFARSGDLNRHMRSIHDRAKITTASSVNRVEITMPSNNLTSLHPANHDMNEKGPAEAAVDEQAAVKHCGAP
- the LOC119180697 gene encoding uncharacterized protein LOC119180697 isoform X3, which gives rise to MTSVRVTAEPSRLPSLIPSGTAHVDIEVEPSIPEIMLPSAITGVGVKIEPSSPPSIPHPDPLYTNTNESLEHPVLLPMNDSITTLTNNTEDSASAAAIDGNKRNSEGATVSPPKRRFECEICGQCFARRDYLKSHWSVHTGERPFVCPVCGLMFGRKASLNVHERIHTGEKPYLCSICGRKFARKGTLEQHKRTHTGEKPYLCSICGQGFSQKSGLAKHRFDHTDDRAYTCLTCGLKFAYKAKLARHERSHTGVIPYECPMCPSKFCKKETLDRHVQLHTSGVDMWHCVECGKNFTKVTLLLTHMKWHATDKPHPCHLCPAGFKYKCDLDVHMLTHTGEKPHKCPECARQFARSGDLNRHMRSIHDRAKITTASSVNRVEITMPSNNLTSLHPANHDMNEKGPAEAAVDEQAAVKHCGAP
- the LOC119180697 gene encoding uncharacterized protein LOC119180697 isoform X1 codes for the protein MTTANMTSVRVTAEPSRLPSLIPSGTAHVDIEVEPSIPEIMLPSAITGVGVKIEPSSPPSIPHPDPLYTNTNESLEHPVLLPMNDSITTLTNNTEDSASAAAIDGNKRNSEGATVSPPKRRFECEICGQCFARRDYLKSHWSVHTGERPFVCPVCGLMFGRKASLNVHERIHTGEKPYLCSICGRKFARKGTLEQHKRTHTGEKPYLCSICGQGFSQKSGLAKHRFDHTDDRAYTCLTCGLKFAYKAKLARHERSHTGVIPYECPMCPSKFCKKETLDRHVQLHTSGVDMWHCVECGKNFTKVTLLLTHMKWHATDKPHPCHLCPAGFKYKCDLDVHMLTHTGEKPHKCPECARQFARSGDLNRHMRSIHDRAKITTASSVNRVEITMPSNNLTSLHPANHDMNEKGPAEAAVDEQAAVKHCGAP